A part of Saccharomonospora amisosensis genomic DNA contains:
- a CDS encoding TetR/AcrR family transcriptional regulator, translating to MAKNGDDPSARERILLAAERLFAELGFDATPTSRIAEVAGVPKGLVHYYFRRKRDLLTALVERLPDERIEPAAVVVPGDIAESLRRLVAELDRRLSASQVLSHLLWREADTHRAVRDALRSRYDVLVTQVRTVIIAAAGAGSLALADVDSAAALLALAVSYRHSVARHAEDTPEGPEEMERELTFIADALTARACAPRESVPSSGLD from the coding sequence ATGGCCAAGAACGGCGACGATCCTTCCGCCAGGGAACGCATCCTCCTCGCCGCGGAGCGGCTGTTCGCCGAACTCGGCTTCGACGCCACACCCACCTCCCGCATCGCGGAGGTCGCAGGTGTGCCAAAGGGCCTGGTGCACTACTATTTCCGGCGCAAACGGGACCTGCTGACCGCACTGGTGGAGCGGCTGCCGGACGAGCGCATCGAGCCTGCCGCCGTGGTGGTGCCCGGCGACATCGCCGAGAGCCTGCGCAGGCTGGTCGCGGAACTCGACCGGCGACTGTCGGCCTCCCAGGTGCTGTCGCACCTGTTGTGGAGGGAAGCCGACACCCACCGTGCCGTGCGTGACGCGCTACGCAGCCGCTACGACGTCCTGGTCACCCAGGTGCGCACTGTGATCATCGCCGCGGCTGGCGCCGGCAGCCTCGCGCTGGCCGACGTCGACAGCGCGGCCGCGCTGCTCGCGCTGGCGGTCAGCTACCGGCACTCGGTGGCACGGCACGCCGAGGACACTCCCGAGGGGCCCGAAGAGATGGAGCGCGAACTGACGTTCATCGCCGACGCGCTGACCGCGCGGGCCTGCGCACCGCGGGAATCAGTGCCCAGCAGCGGGCTCGACTAG
- the mce gene encoding methylmalonyl-CoA epimerase, with translation MRQALKPFITTIDHVGVAVADLDQAIEFYEQNFGLEVTHSEVNEEQGVREAMLHAPGDSGGPAVQLLAPLRDDSTIAKFLDRQGPGLQQLAYRVTDVDAASAVLRERGLRLLYPEARRGTAGSRINFVHPKDAGGVLVELVEPAAGH, from the coding sequence ATGCGGCAGGCATTGAAGCCCTTCATCACCACCATCGACCACGTCGGCGTCGCGGTGGCCGATCTCGACCAGGCCATCGAGTTCTACGAGCAAAACTTCGGCCTCGAGGTCACCCACAGCGAGGTCAACGAGGAGCAGGGTGTGCGGGAGGCCATGCTGCACGCACCGGGTGACAGCGGCGGCCCCGCCGTGCAGTTGCTGGCGCCGCTGCGTGACGACTCGACGATCGCGAAGTTCCTCGACCGGCAGGGTCCCGGGCTGCAGCAGCTGGCCTACCGCGTCACCGACGTCGACGCCGCCAGCGCGGTGTTGCGGGAGAGGGGGCTGCGGCTGCTCTACCCGGAGGCCAGGCGCGGCACCGCGGGCAGCAGGATCAACTTCGTCCACCCCAAGGACGCGGGTGGCGTGCTCGTGGAGCTAGTCGAGCCCGCTGCTGGGCACTGA
- a CDS encoding acetyl-CoA C-acetyltransferase, with translation MSGSVILGAARTPIGRLLGSLKDFSGAQLGGFAIKAALERAGVTPESVQYTIMGQVLTAGAGQIPARQAAVAAGIPMDVPALTVNKVCLSGLDAIALADQLIRAGEFDLVVAGGQESMTQAPHLLPKSRAGFKYGDATLLDHMAHDGLFCAFDQVAMGASTEKYNARYGLTRAEQDEFAARSHQLAAKAIAGGVFADEIVEVSVPRRGKDPVVFDTDEGVRADTTVEGLGKLRPAFAADGTITAGSASQISDGAAAVVVASKAKAEELGVEPLAEIGAHGVVAGPDASLHEQPANAINAALAKAGLEVGALDLVEINEAFAAVGLVSARELGLDLDRVNVNGGAIALGHPIGASGARLAVHLTYELRRRGGGLGAAALCGGGGQGDALLIRVPAKS, from the coding sequence GTGTCCGGTTCGGTCATTCTTGGTGCCGCGCGCACCCCCATCGGTCGACTGCTCGGCTCCCTGAAGGACTTCTCGGGTGCCCAGCTCGGCGGGTTCGCCATCAAGGCGGCGCTCGAACGTGCGGGCGTGACGCCGGAGTCGGTGCAGTACACGATCATGGGGCAGGTGCTGACCGCTGGCGCGGGCCAGATTCCGGCCAGGCAGGCCGCCGTCGCCGCGGGCATCCCGATGGACGTCCCCGCGCTGACCGTCAACAAGGTCTGCCTTTCCGGCCTGGACGCCATCGCGCTCGCCGACCAGCTCATCCGCGCGGGCGAGTTCGACCTCGTCGTGGCGGGTGGGCAGGAGTCGATGACGCAGGCGCCGCACCTGTTGCCGAAGTCCCGGGCCGGGTTCAAGTACGGCGACGCGACACTGCTGGACCACATGGCCCACGACGGCTTGTTCTGTGCCTTCGACCAGGTGGCGATGGGTGCCTCGACCGAGAAGTACAACGCGCGCTACGGACTCACCCGTGCCGAGCAGGACGAGTTCGCCGCCCGCTCGCACCAGTTGGCGGCCAAGGCCATCGCGGGCGGCGTCTTCGCGGACGAGATCGTCGAGGTGAGCGTTCCTCGGCGTGGCAAGGACCCGGTCGTGTTCGACACCGACGAAGGCGTGCGCGCCGACACCACGGTGGAGGGCCTCGGCAAGCTGCGCCCCGCGTTCGCCGCCGACGGCACCATCACCGCGGGCTCGGCGTCGCAGATCTCCGACGGCGCTGCCGCCGTCGTGGTCGCCAGCAAGGCCAAGGCGGAGGAACTCGGTGTCGAGCCGCTCGCGGAGATCGGCGCCCACGGCGTGGTCGCCGGTCCGGACGCGAGCTTGCATGAACAGCCTGCCAACGCGATCAATGCCGCGCTCGCCAAGGCCGGTCTCGAAGTCGGCGCGCTGGACCTCGTGGAGATCAACGAGGCGTTCGCCGCCGTGGGCCTGGTGTCCGCGCGCGAACTCGGCCTGGACCTGGACCGGGTCAACGTCAACGGCGGTGCCATCGCGCTGGGTCACCCCATCGGGGCATCCGGTGCGCGGCTGGCGGTGCACCTGACCTACGAGCTGCGTCGCCGTGGCGGCGGGCTCGGCGCCGCGGCGCTGTGCGGCGGTGGCGGCCAGGGTGACGCGCTGCTGATCAGGGTGCCCGCGAAGTCGTGA